A single region of the Melopsittacus undulatus isolate bMelUnd1 chromosome 10, bMelUnd1.mat.Z, whole genome shotgun sequence genome encodes:
- the RALY gene encoding RNA-binding protein Raly produces MSLKVQTSNITNKNDPKSINSRVFIGNLNTAVVKKSDVETIFSKYGRVVGCSVHKGYAFVQYSNERHARAAVLGENGRVLAGQTLDINMAGEPKPNRPKGLKRAATALYSGYDFDYDYYRDDFYDRLFEYRGRVSPVPRVVPVKRPRVTIPLVRRVKATLPVKLFARSAAIANSSGKLKLKCSELQTIKTELTQIKSNIDALLGRLEQIAEEQKVSTEVRKKVESSKSEVSQEDTASEAEANTEEPLNGDEGEEEGLARDECEDELENSHYTDVEDARLQ; encoded by the exons ATGTCATTGAAGGTGCAGACGAGTAACATCACGAACAAGAATGACCCCAAGTCCATCAACTCCAGAGTCTTCATTGGCAATCTCAACACAGCCGTGGTCAAGAAGTCAGATGTGGAGACCATTTTCTCCAAGTACGGGCGAGTGGTGGGCTGCTCTGTTCACAAGGGCTATGCCTTTGTACAGTACTCCAATGAGAGGCACGCAcgtgctgctgtgctgggtgagAACGGACGTGTGCTTGCTGGCCAGACACTGG ATATCAACATGGCTGGGGAACCCAAACCCAATAGACCTAAAGGGCTGAAGAGAGCAGCCACTGCGCTGTACAG TGGTTACGACTTCGACTATGACTATTACAGGGATGACTTCTACGACAG GCTCTTCGAGTACCGGGGCCGAGTGTCCCCGGTGCCCAGGGTGGTCCCTGTGAAGCGGCCGCGGGTCACCATCCCGCTCGTGCGGCGCGTCAAGGCCACGCTCCCCGTCAAGCTCTTTGCCAGGTCGGCTGCTATCGCCAACAGCTCGGGCAAGCTGAAGC TGAAGTGCAGCGAGCTGCAAACAATCAAAACTGAGCTGACGCAGATCAAATCCAACATTGATGCTCTCCTGGGCCGACTGGAGCAGATCGCTGAAGAACAGAAGGTGTCCACAG AGGTACGGAAGAAGGTGGAGAGCAGCAAAAGTGAAGTCTCGCAGGAAGACACAGCGTCAGAGGCAGAGGCCAACACGGAGGAGCCACTCAACGGGGATGAGGGCGAGGAAGAAGGTCTAGCACGGGATGAGTGTGAAGATGAACTG GAGAACAGCCATTACACAGATGTGGAGGATGCCAGACTACAGTAA